The DNA region TCTTCACCTCGGCAGGAAAACAGTAAGCCAATCCTGAAGTCACGACACGCTCTCAGAGTTCAAGTCACTAATGCTTTATAGGTTACACCTCGGGCCTCTGTATTCCTTCAAGGAATGCTGTTTTGCACTGTTGCACCGACACACTATCCAGACTAATTTCATTTGTTCCATTGGTGGAACAACCTACcatatcaagtcaagtcaagtcaagttaatttaatttaaatgtaccttaaataaacaaaatcaagCTTTTTCTTTAAGCTCTGTGACCTTCCAACACTATAGGCTAAGTGCTCTGAAGCTAACCGGCTTGGCCGACTGCAGACGCTCGTGGGAAAGCATCAAGCAACTGGACGTGATCATCTGCGAAAACAAAAACCCAACCATTGGTATCTGACCATGAACAAATAAAGCTGTCTATTGTCCAGCTGTGTATTagacactcattgatgcacttattacactcaatgatgcacttattgtggttttaaATTTGTTGTTACAAATGCTcttaaaaagcttaaatgtttttataatgttgtaagtcgctttggttaaaaagcatcagcaaAATGTaaggtaatgtaatgtaatgtaatatataaaaaaaaaccctcatctGCGAAAACAAAAACCCAACCATTGGTATTTCACCTTAAACAAATAAAGCTGTCTAGTGTCCAGctgtgtagtgaaaaaaaaacattttttttgtcgttttttCATCTGTCCTGACATGACGTCCTTCGTAGAATACGTTGAGGACCACTGGGACAAGGACGAGTTCTTTGGCTACCAGTTCCTGAACGGCCTCAACCCCACGATGATCAGACGCTGCTCAGAACTGCCCGAGAACTTCCCCGTCACCGAGGAGATGGTCAAGCACTACATGCAAGGGTGCACCTTGGAGCAGGCCATGAAGGTACAGTGCACTACTGGGGTGATACTGGCACTGAACACATCTATATGGGGAAATAAACCAGAACATCCTAAAgtagagcaagtgtgtgtgtgtgtgtgtgtgtgtgtgtgtgtgtgtgtgtgtgtgtgtacagtatatatatatattatatatatacacgcacTTCCTCTACTTTTAGGATATTCTGGTTTATTTCCcccatatataaatataaatatacgtAGAGgaagtgtatatatacagtgtgttttatatatatatatatatatatatatatatatatatatatatatatatatatgtatatatatattataacacacgtgtgtgtgtgtgtgtgtgtgtgtgtgttttttacacagaatatacacacacatttaaatgcCTGAATTGCGCTTTGTTTTACATCTTTCCTTACCTCCAGAAAGGGAACATCTTCCTGTGTGACTACAAGATGTTGGATGGGCTTGTGGGAAATGTAGTTGCTGGCAGGCAGCAGTATCTCACCGCTCCCCTGGTTCTGCTCTACTGCAACCCTCAGGGCATGATGCTGCCCATAGCCATACAGGTAAACACATTCCTACTTCGGAACAGTACACACCAAAGGCGCAAGAAGAGAATTTGTTGTGATGTTTTTCAAGTGAACCAAATGGAAGAGTGTACAATACACCATGACGCCAAGTAGAGAAggggatggtctgcacactgtataaTGGCTTTAAATGTTATAATGGATGTGCGCTTCTTCAACCACGAAGCCAAGTAGCCATAATGTTTTCACTTAAGCATATCTTTCtgttattatatattatattatattccgCATAGTGAGTGAACGTGCTAGACTGCCAGTATTTGATTTCTAAATATCTTATGgttatggtgatggtgatggtgatggtgatggtgatggtggtggtggtggtggtggtggttatggttgtggttgtggttatggttatggttatggttatggttatggtgcttagcagacgcttttctCCAAAGCGAACAATCTTACATCAAGTACAGCAACCTGacgaacatactgtagatagtaGAGGTTAGGAAGAAAAACGGTATGAAATCAAATTAGTCAAAACAAATCACATTCAGAAATCTTAAATAATATTGATATTCAAATAAtcaaatcattaaaaaataattaatgGAAATGGGTTATGTTCTAACTAATatgattaagagagagagagagaccagtgtcttgaaatatttttctttccttgaaaatgaggggaaaaaaatatgtgaaATTATTTCCAACCATTTTAAGCATGTTAAAACGTATCTGTGCAGTTAAGGCAAAAACCTGGCCAAGGGAACCCAATCTTCCTCCCAACGGATTCCAAGAGCGACTGGCAACTGGCCAAAATCTTTGTGAGGAATGCTGAGTTCGGGGTACACGAGCTCGACTTTCACCTGCTGAGAACTCACCTGCTGGCTGAGGTGTTCACCGTGGCAACGCTGAGGAACCTTCCCTCACCTCACCCCCTCTTCAAGGTATCACGCATGAGTTGAGTTGGTCTGTTGATACAGGATCTTGGCTGTCTGCATTAGTCAGTGCATTTGCCTGCCTCAACAAAGTTTGagtaaacaaagagagagagagagagtattcacactcacacacactcttgtaaaTGGAAAATATGTCTCAAAGAAGGGTACTGTGCACTGAACTACTGGAActgcacgcacgctcgcacacgcacacaaacacacacgcactcgcgcacacacacacacacacacacacacacacacacacacactcacactgtgcaCAATGCTAATACAGCCTGTGCACTGTTCTGCAATCATCATTCAGACAAGACATTCACTTGTTCagtcatttattcatttcatatTTCAAGGATGTCAGATGGTTTAATAATAGTCTCTCTTTCCGCCCCTGCAGCTCCTCTACCCCCATATCCGATACACTCTCCAGATCAACATCTTGGCCCGCAACCAGCTCATCTCTGAAGACGGAGTCCTCAACATAGTACGTACTGTACAGCACCACTTCCCTCTTGGGgttcacacagactctcacgCGGACTCTCATGTTTTGGCCATAACCACTTCCGGCGAAAATGGACAAACATGTGAAACATGTgatttttctgaatgaaaatacatcaactaagccatggaagaagtctttttcgttgatcacgcacTACAGAGCTAACATGGAAGGCCTAGCggttctgttcacacacacacacacacacattttcttgtaTGGCACAGGCCATCCCATGATGCAATGCATTAATACCATCCTGCAAGAAAACCTTACCGGGCAACATCATTTCGCTAATTTAATCCCATGCGACgccacacactactgtacagtGCATGCAGACGTGGCTGGGTCAGTGCACAAACGAGGAAGTGCTCCTCCTGGTCATTAATGCTGCAATGACTTCAGACAGATGACTCCAGGGTGTGgtgcatggaggtattataagaactggagaaagtgaacaagtcccgcccccattcatatcaatgggaatgctaggccagagccatagaaagagagagttgcgacactctttgatgttaccgccacgatcaaaagttccaaaaaaagctgtgctgaatggctgaatcgcaggagggtgggatgtacttctgatgctggaaggtgtaatcaattaactcattgaatactgaccaagagattagctgtaaacagttccaaaagccccataacgaggaaatagcctggaaaaagcgctgccatttttcctatggaggtctatgggagtgtcgccactctgtttaaTCTACCGCTCtgtgctaggctagtgaaaaatgccaaaattgaaagattttttcaggcttcaacatggcgtttcaaggggcttgtttccggtgccgttttgcttagccaattaagtggcagattaagttactgattgacgtaaggtacagaaggagagcttgtgcccacactaagctcatgcatgagctgagagtggaacagccaccaatcagcatctgatcagcatgaggagaaacggcaccggacatgatgtatttctggaaaatggcaacGATGAAGTGCCTTgataatcggcgaagctaatcagtcaaatcctgactgGTAAGACGCCCCTATCCCAAGCAAATCTAggcaggtggagatggagaggggagcCATGTAAACAAATGCTGTATTTTTTGGTGTGATTTTTTGATGGACAAACTGGAACACCACACTGGAACTCACTcagcacatgttttttttaaccacaGAGACATTGTACAgacctgaagagagagagagagagagagagagaggaagtatcCCCATCACTCATTCCTTATGTCAATACTACGCTAGCTGGCTACATCACCCAAACACATCCCTTAGTTGACTGCCAGCATCTTTAATCAATCATTTTTCTGTCGGATCAGAAGGACAATCCAATAAATAATCCTGACTCATTGAAACCACGTCCTGCACTCTTATGTGTTTTTATCCCTCTAGCATGCTGGAGTTGGCGGAGAGTCGTTGCAGAAGTTGCTGAGGCGTGCGACAGCTGCGCTGACCTACAGCTCCCTCTGTCCACCTGACGACATCTCTGAGAGAGGCCTGGAGGACGTCCCCAACTTCCACTACAGAGATGACGGCCTACAACTTTGGAACGTCTTAAACAAGTATGCTCACTACTGGAGTCCAGTTCAGTCCTGTGTTTTACAGATAGACACCATATgctctactctgtgtgtgtgtgtgtgtgtgtgtgtgtgtgtgtgtgtgtgcttaactcAGAACAGAAAAAAGGCCGCACTTTGCATATAAAGATGTGCAATAGAACACATTCATATGCAAAGTGCggcctttttttctgttctgagTTAAGTTATAAGTTTGGCCTAGCACTCTGAAAAGAAACACaagagtgactgagtgtgtgcgtttagTGATATCCCACAGACCCTATATCCTGCTGTTGATGTGAAATAAAAGCAGCATTAATCGAGCATGAGTTGGTCTGTTGATATAGGGCATACAGTATGGCTGTCTGCTCAAGTCTGTACATTAACCTGCCTCAACAAAgtttgaatagagagagagagaaagagagagagactcttttAAAGGTGCAAGgtgcaatgcatacacacacacacacacacacacacacacacacacacaatcaattcaACGCGGTGTGTTTCTTTTCAGGTTTGTTGAGCGTTTCTTGACCCACTACTATGAATGTGACGCAAACGCGCAGGCGGACACAGAACTACACAGCTGGATCAGCGACATTTTCACCCATGGATTCCTAGAACTGGGCAGCACAGGTGTGTTAGCACTCCGTCTCTCattaggattgtgtgtgtgtgtgtgtgtgtgtgtgtgtgtgtgtgtgtgtgtgtgtgtgtgtgtgtgtgtgtgtgtgtgtgtgtgtgtgtgcgtgcgtgcgtgtgtgcgtgcgtgcgtgcgtgcgtgcgtgcgtgcgtgcgtgcgtgcgtgcgtgcgtgcgtgcgtgcgtgcgtgcgtgcgtgcgtgcgtgcgtgcgtgcgtgtatgcatggGCTGTTAAAATTGCATGTGCAGGGAAAAAAATACTTCTAGACCAGCAATTCTGCATTCCTGAAGGAATTGTTGCACTATCTGAAATTATATCAATAAAAGTttactttatttaaaaaaaaaaaaaaaaaactttctggGAAGAGACTGCTCAGGTTGGTTTACAGTTATCTGAGGTGTTATCAAATGTGTTCAATATTTGCAAACATTTATGCAAACattcacagcacacagtgagttCACAGTTGTTTGAGAAACTCAGTTGTTTTTGCAATTAGTACAATAGACTCCCTGCCTGCATTTTCTTGAAGATTAATATTTGAACAGCACCACCCTCATATGACTGATACAACTGCCTTGAGCCACACCTTTATAGCCAACATGACTGttttcttatacacacacacacacacacacacacacacacctataaagccttatggattaagaataggatgtgactgaagttcatatgggggtcaaggcaggtgaccctatacttttggcaatatagtgtgtgtgtgtgtgtgtgtgtgtgtgtgtgtgtgtgtgtgtgtctaaatacATCCTAAGCAGAAACCGCCTTACATCCCTCTTCCCAGGTGTACCGTCATCTTTTCAGACAGTGGCTGAACTCGTCAAGTTTGTCACCATGGCGATCTTCACTGTGTCTGGCCAACATGCCGCAGTCAACAATGGACAGGTTAGAAATTGTATTCCAGTTACACAGAGCCTGTTTTCTTTTATGTATTAATATCAACTGAAGATGCCTTACAAAGCCAACAGAGTCCCATAGAGAAAGCTCAGAGACCATCGTGGTTATCCTAAGTTAGAACAAACATAACTATTCTTCTTCATcaaaaatgtttacattttgtcACAGTTTTGACTTGGGCTTTGAggttatttttttaatataaccAAATGTCTAACAAAGCTCTCTTCTCTGATGGCCTTTTGCCAAAATTCCCTCATGCAGTTTGACTTTGGCGGCTGGATGCCCAACTTCCCCTTTGCCCTCAGAAAGCCTCCTCCCAAGGAGAAGGGCCAAACCACAGAGGACACCATTTTGGAGACCTTACCTGATGTGGGCACAACGGTGAACGGACTGGCTTTCTTGCGTCTGTTGAGCACAAAGTCTCTAGACCATG from Sardina pilchardus chromosome 1, fSarPil1.1, whole genome shotgun sequence includes:
- the LOC134087030 gene encoding polyunsaturated fatty acid lipoxygenase ALOX15B-like is translated as MVSYSVTAHTGKRLLSGTTSRVCIQLRGTEAESDLESLNRFQGFWQGSVRTFRVCCKESVGELISIKLCLKPFMGYYNEWFCDKVTVRTPEGEEILFPCYRWVGCDENIVLRPAKASLTFQDTHPIAQRHRMRHLQDHRETFRWRVYAEGVPHCVDFDTSLALPAEVQFSFTKATQFFTSAGKQLSALKLTGLADCRRSWESIKQLDVIICENKNPTIEYVEDHWDKDEFFGYQFLNGLNPTMIRRCSELPENFPVTEEMVKHYMQGCTLEQAMKKGNIFLCDYKMLDGLVGNVVAGRQQYLTAPLVLLYCNPQGMMLPIAIQLRQKPGQGNPIFLPTDSKSDWQLAKIFVRNAEFGVHELDFHLLRTHLLAEVFTVATLRNLPSPHPLFKLLYPHIRYTLQINILARNQLISEDGVLNIHAGVGGESLQKLLRRATAALTYSSLCPPDDISERGLEDVPNFHYRDDGLQLWNVLNKFVERFLTHYYECDANAQADTELHSWISDIFTHGFLELGSTGVPSSFQTVAELVKFVTMAIFTVSGQHAAVNNGQFDFGGWMPNFPFALRKPPPKEKGQTTEDTILETLPDVGTTVNGLAFLRLLSTKSLDHYPLGYFPEDLHDAAVPCNLIEDFQKDLKKLAVDVEERNKKLELPYTYLNPENVDNSVAI